In Dryocola sp. LX212, the genomic stretch ACTATCAGCTCATCGTGCAGTACGGGGAGTTTCTGGCAGGCCAGCCCGAACTGCTTAAGCTTGCAGAACAGCTTGGGCGTTCGAAAGAGGCGAAATCAGTTCCGAGAAAAGACGCCCCTTCAGAAAAGTGGCGCATGATGGTCCGGGAACCCGCAACGGTGCCGGAGCAGGTCGACGGGCTACATCGCAGTGACGACATTCTTCGTCTGTTACCCCCGGAGCTCGCCACGCTCGGCATTACCGAACTGGAGTTCGAATTTTACCGGCGGCTGGTGGAGAAGCAGCTGCTCACCTATCGCCTGCACGGCGATGCCTGGCGTGAGAAACTGGTGGAACGTCCTGTCGTGCATCAGGATTTTGACGAACAGCCGCGCGGGCCGTTTATTGTCTGCGTAGATACTTCCGGCTCGATGGGCGGCTTTAATGAGCAGTGTGCGAAGGCGTTCTGTCTGGCGCTGATGCGCGTTGCGCTGGCTGACAACCGCCGCTGTTTTATCATGCTGTTTTCAAGCGAAGTAGTGCGCTATGAAGTCTGCGGCCCGGACGGCATCGAGCAGGCAATCCGCTTCCTCAGCCAGCGCTTCCGTGGCGGCACGGATCTGGCCAGCTGTTTTCGTTCGATTGTTGAGAAAATGCAGGGCAGCGAATGGTTTGACGCCGACGCGGTAGTGATCTCTGACTTTATCGCCCAGCGGCTGCCGGACGAGCTGGTCACTAAGGTGAAGGGGTTACAGCAGGCCCACCAGCACAGGTTTCACGCGGTGGCGATGTCAGGACACGGCAAGCCCGGCATCATGCGCATATTCGATCATATCTGGCGCTTTGATACCGGGATGCGAAGCCGCCTGCTGAGACGCTGGCAGCGCTAAGGCTTACAGCAGAGCGTCTACTTTGCTCTGCACTTCGACAGGCCACACGCCGCACTGCACCTGACCGATATGCGGCTGCTGTAATAAAAGCATGGTCAGGCGGGACAGCCCGATACCGCCGCCGATGGTCTGCGGCATTTCACCTTTCAGCAGCGACTGGTGCCACTCCAGCGCTAAGCGATCTTCATCTCCGGTTACCGCCAGCTGGCGCTTCAGCGTTTCAGCATCCACACGGATCCCCATTGAAGAGAGCTCGAAGGCGTCTTCCAGCACCGGGTTCCACACCAGAATGTCACCGTTCAGACCAGCAAAACCGGCATCGCTGCGGGTTGACCAGTCATCATAATCCGGGGCGCGTACGTCGTGACGTTTGCCGTCTCCCAGCTTGCCGCCGATACCAATCAGGAACACCGCGCCTTTCTCTTTTGCGATGGCGCGCTCACGGCCTTTGGCATCCAGCTCCGGGAAGCGCAGCTGGAGCTCTTCACTGTGGACGAAGTGAATTTGTTCCGGCAGGAACGCCGTCAGGCCGTATTGCTCGCTAACCGCGGCTTCCGTGGCCTTCATGGCGGCCCAGATGCTTTCTACGGTCTGCTTAAGCGTACCCAGATGACGTTCACCGTCGCCCATCACGCGCTCCCAGTCCCACTGATCGACATAGACCGAGTGGATTGGCGTGAGGCGGTCTTCATCGGGGCGAAGGGCTTTCATGTGCGTGTAAAGCCCTTCGCCCGCGCTGAAGTCGTGCTGGCCGAGCGTTTTTCTTTTCCATTTGGCCAGCGAATGCACCACTTCAAACTGCGCCTCAGGCAAGGTCTTCACCTTCACCTGTACCGCTTTTTCGCAGCCAGAGAGATTGTCCTGTGTGCCATCACCCACGCGGCTAAGAATCGGAGCCTGGACTTCAATCAGACCAAGCTTTTCTTCCAGCTGACGAGAGAAATGAGATTTCACAAAACTGATCTGGCGTTGCTTAGCGATGTAGGCCGTTTTCATGGTTTTTCTCTTTGTTGTGTTGTTTCAGTAACAGCGATTAAGCAACAGAAAGCACCCAACATTCAATAATCAACAATAAAAAAGGCGTTAGCCATTTTAATTGATTAAAATAAGGGGGTTAAAAATAAACAATCGACATTAATCATAGGAAAAACTGATGGATAATTATCAGATCGATAATCTGGATCGCGGCATCCTCGAGGCGTTAATGGCAAATGCGCGTACCGCGTATGCCGAACTGGCCAAGCAGTTCGGGGTAAGTCCCGGCACCATTCACGTCCGCGTAGAGAAGATGAAGCAGGCCGGGATTATCACCGGTGCACGTATCGACATCAGCCCGAAACAGCTCGGCTACGACGTCTGCTGCTTTATCGGCATTATCCTGAAGAGCGCTAAAGATTACCCTTCCGCGCTGGCAAGACTCGAAAGCCTGGAAGAGGTGACCGAGGCCTACTACACCACCGGCCACTACAGCATCTTTATTAAAGTGATGTGCCGATCCATCGACGCCCTGCAGCAGGTACTTATCAACAAGATCCAAACAATCGATGAAATTCAGTCCACCGAAACTCTGATCTCCCTGCAGAACCCGATTATGCGGACGATCAAGCCCTGATAGCTAAATGTAATACCCATATTATCCACAGGTAGATCGCAGGCCTTACACAGCGTACAATGCAAAACGTTTTAAAGAGGCGGATAGCAATGGCAGACATTACCCTGATCAGTGGCAGCACACTTGGCAGTGCCGAATACGTAGCTGAACATCTGGCTGAGAAGCTGGAAGAGGCCGGTTTCTCGACGGAAACCCTCCATGGACCACTGCTTGAGGATCTGCAAACCAGCGGTGTCTGGCTGATTGTTTCCTCTACGCATGGCGCAGGCGATCTGCCGGATAACCTGCAACCTCTTTATGATGCAATAAAGGAAGAAAATCCGGATCTGAGCAACGTACGCTACGGTGCAGTAGGGATCGGCAGCCGCGAATACGATACGTTTTGCGGTGCCATCGAGAAAATCGATGCCCTGCTGATCGGCTGCGGAGCAAAAAGAGTAGGATCTTTGCTGAAGGTGAACATCCTCGATCACGATATTCCTGAAGATCCGGCTGAGGTTTGGGTCGGATCCTGGAAGAATTTACTCCAGGATTTGTAAAGATCGTCCTTTCTTCTGTGTATAACTATGCTTAAAAGCTCGTAGTAACCGGTAGTTATCCCAATAACAACGGCTGTTCACTTTTTGAGTTGTGCATAACCCTCGCTTTTGATCCCAGCTTATACGGTGTGGGATCACCGATCATTCACAGCAAACGATCTATCTTAATCATTTGATCTCTTTATTGAAAAAAGGCTTATCCACAGAACATGGCGATCCTAATAAGAGATCATAATAAAGAGATCTTTAAATAAAAAAGATCTTCTTTTAATTACCGAGGATCCCGGCACTTTCTCCATCGGCTAAAGTTGAGTAGAATCGCCATCCCGGGAATCAGTCACCCTCCCGTTTAACCACGAGGCAGTCACCATGTTTTATCCAGATCCTTTTGACGTCATCATCATTGGCGGGGGTCATGCAGGCACCGAGGCCGCTATGGCCGCAGCCCGAATGGGTCAACAGACCCTACTTCTGACACACAATATCGACACGCTGGGACAGATGTCCTGTAACCCGGCGATCGGCGGTATTGGCAAGGGACATCTGGTTAAAGAAGTGGACGCGCTGGGCGGACTGATGGCGAAGGCGATCGATCATGCTGGCATACAGTTTAGAATACTAAACGCCAGCAAAGGCCCGGCCGTACGAGCCACTCGAGCTCAGGCTGACCGCGTACTGTATCGCCAGGCTGTAAGAACCGCACTGGAGAACCAGCCAAACCTGATGATCTTCCAGCAGGCGGTTGAAGATCTGATTGTCGAAAACGATCGTGTGGTGGGTGCGGTAACCCAGATGGGACTTAAATTCCGCGCTAAATCCGTCGTGCTGACCGTCGGGACTTTCCTTGATGGAAAAATTCATATCGGACTGGATAACTACAGCGGTGGCCGTGCCGGCGATCCGCCGTCCATTTCGCTTTCACGCCGTCTGCGTGAACTCCCTCTGCGCGTAAACCGCCTGAAGACAGGTACGCCACCGCGCATTGATGCCCGAACTATCGATTTCAGCGTACTTGCCCAGCAGCACGGGGATAACCCCATGCCGGTCTTCTCGTTCATGGGGAACGTGAGCCAGCATCCTGCGCAGGTACCGTGCTACATCACGTATACCAACGAAAAAACGCACGACGTTATTCGTAATAACCTCGACCGCAGTCCGATGTATGCAGGCGTGATCGAGGGTATTGGCCCACGCTACTGCCCGTCCATCGAAGACAAAGTGATGCGCTTTGCCGACCGCAACCAGCATCAAATCTTCCTTGAGCCAGAAGGACTTACCAGCAACGAAGTTTACCCGAACGGTATCTCCACCAGCCTGCCGTTTGACGTCCAGATGCAGATCGTCCGCTCAATGCAGGGGATGGAAAACGCGAAGATCGTTCGCCCTGGCTATGCCATTGAGTACGACTTCTTCGATCCTCGCGATCTGAAACCGACTCTGGAAAGCAAATACATCCAGGGGCTGTTCTTTGCCGGACAAATCAACGGCACCACCGGATACGAAGAAGCGGCAGCACAGGGGCTACTGGCAGGCCTTAATGCAGGACGCTACTCCGCCGAAAAAGAAGGCTGGGCACCGCGTCGCGATCAGGCCTATCTGGGCGTTCTGGTTGACGATCTCTGCACCCTGGGAACCAAAGAACCGTACCGCATGTTCACCTCTCGTGCCGAATACCGCCTGATGCTGCGTGAAGACAATGCCGATCTGCGCTTAACCGCCGCAGGCCGTGAGATGGGACTGGTAGACGACGAACGCTGGGCACGCTTCAACGAGAAGCTTGAGAGCATTGAGCAAGAGCGTCAGCGCCTGAAAGACATCTGGCTGCATCCGCACTCAGCACAGGTCGAAGAAGTTAACGCGAAGCTCAGCGCACCGCTCTCCCGCGAGGCAAACGGCGAAGATTTACTGCGCCGCCCGGAAATGACCTATGCCAGCATGATGGAGCTGTCCGCATTTGCGCCGGGTCTGGCCGATCCGCAGTCTGCCGAGCAGGTCGAGATCCAGGTTAAGTACGAAGGGTATATCGCCCGCCAGCAAGAAGAGATCGACAAGCAGCTGCGTAACGAAAATACCGTGCTGCCCGCTACGCTGGATTACAGCCAGGTCAACGGGCTGTCTAACGAAGTGATCGCCAAGCTAAACGATCACAAACCTGTCTCGATCGGTCAGGCATCGCGTATTTCGGGGATCACCCCGGCGGCGATCTCCATTTTGCTCATCTGGCTAAAAAAACAGGGACTACTGCGCCGCAGCGCCTGATAACGTATTGATCCGGGCCAGGTTATCCTGGCCTCTTTTTTAATGGGTACTGATAACCGTGCTAAACAAACTGAATCACCTGCTGGATAGCGCAGGCATCACGCTTCCTGAAAGCCAGAAACAACAGCTGGTGGGCTACGTTGAACTGCTGCATAAGTGGAATAAGGCGTATAATCTGACGTCGGTTCGCGATCCTGACGAAATGCTGGTGCGCCACATCCTCGACAGCATTGTCGTTGAGCCGCATCTGCAGGGAACCCGTTTTATCGATGTCGGTACTGGACCTGGCCTGCCGGGCATACCGTTGGCCATTGTGCGTCCTGATTCGCATTTCACCCTGCTAGACAGCTTAGGCAAGCGCGTGCGCTTTTTGCGCCAGGTTCAGCATGAACTGCATCTGGAGAATGTCACGCCGGTTCAGAGCCGCGTGGAAGCGTTCCCCGCAGAGCCGCCGTTTGACGGCGTAATCAGCCGGGCGTTTGCATCGCTGACCGACATGGTGAGCTGGTGTCACCACCTGTCGGGGCCGGATGGCAAGTTCTACGCGCTCAAAGGCTTACGTCCTGATGATGAAATCGCTTCGCTGCCCGAAGCATTCCGCGTGGAAGAAATTGTTCGTTTGCAGGTGCCGAAGCTGGATGGCGAACGCCATTTGGTGGTTATTAAGGCAAACAAAAATTAATATTTATCAAAAAATGTGAAAAAAGCAGTGTTTCAAGCAGGTTAAAATCAGCGGGCGTTAATAATGAAATGAAAAGTTACATTTAACCAATTGTTAACAATCAATCCGATGATTTTTAACTGCTGTTCATTTAGTTTTCATGGAAATAGTCAACATTGAAAATATAACCCTGCTAAAAATACTGCGTCCGAACGGAATCAGAAGTTGTTAATTGTTTCTCGTAAATGTCAATGAAGTGTTTTTTTGGTGTTACGCGTCGTTTTCAAAAGAGTATCCATTAATCAGCATACTAATCAGTCACATGGGGTTAGCACTTTATGACCCAGACAAAGGGAGCAAGGATGTGAGATGTTTGAACTGTGATCGTGAACACGCTTTATTGCGTGCTATTTCAGCTGATTTGCAGTTTTCAAAAAAAGCATCGGCTTTCATCAAAAGTTGAAAAATAAGTCTGTAGAAAATTATTTAAACATTTGTTCACCTTTTTGCTACTTAATGTTTGAAATCACGGGGTAGCACCGTATAATTTGCTCGCTTTTTGAGGCTTGACTCAAAGTCGCAAAGGCAGTTTTATACGACACGCGGCATACCTCTTAAGGAGCAGGAGAAGAATACGTTATGTCGGTGTCGCTCTTGAGTCGAAACGTAGCCCGCAAGCTACTGCTCCTCCAGTTTTTAGCAGTGATAACAATCGGATTGTTGTTCTGCCTGAAAGACCCCTTCTGGGGCGCTTCTGCGATTAGCGGAGGTCTGGCAGCCTGGTTGCCAAACGTAGTATTTATGATATTTGCCTGGCGTCATCAGGCGCATACACCCGCTAAAGGCCGTATGGCCTGGACATTTGCCATCGGCGAAGTGTTAAAGGTGGCTGCGAGTTTTAGCATTCTGCTGATGGCGCTGGTAGGCTTTAAGGCGGTAGTTTTGCCGCTGATAGTGACCTGGTTATCGGTGCTGGTTGTGCAGATACTCGCACCAGCTGTAATTAACAACAAAGGGTAAGAGGCATCATGTCTGCAGGAGAAATCTCTACACCGCAGGAGTATATAGGCCACCATCTGAATAACCTTCAGCTGGACCTGCGTACTTTCTCGCTGGTGGATCCGCATAACCCCCCGGCCACCTTCTGGACGCTCAATATTGACTCCATGTTCTTCTCAGTGGTCCTGGGTCTCTTGTTCCTGGTTATCTTCCGTCGAGTTGCGAAAACCGCAACCAGCGGCGTACCGGGTAAATTTCAGACAGCAGTTGAGCTGATTATTGGCTTTGTGCATGGCAGCGTGAAAGACATGTACCATGGCAAAAGCAAAGTCATCGCGCCACTGGCCCTGACGATTTTCGTCTGGGTATTCCTGATGAACCTGATGGACCTGTTGCCAATCGATCTGCTGCCGTACATCGGCGAGCACATCTTCGGCCTGCCAGCCCTGCGCGTGGTACCGTCTGCGGACGTGAACATCACCCTCTCCATGGCGCTCGGCGTGTTTATCCTGATTCTCTTCTACAGCATCAAAATGAAAGGCATTGGCGGCTTCACGAAAGAGCTGACGCTGCAGCCGTTCAATCACTGGGCATTTATTCCTGTCAACTTAATCCTTGAAGGGGTAAGCCTGCTGTCTAAGCCTGTGTCACTGGGTCTGCGACTGTTCGGCAATATGTATGCCGGTGAGCTGATTTTCATTCTGATTGCTGGACTGTTGCCGTGGTGGTCACAGTGGATTCTGAATGTGCCATGGGCCATTTTCCACATCCTGATCATTACGCTGCAAGCCTTCATCTTCATGGTTCTGACGATCGTCTATCTGTCGATGGCGTCTGAAGAGCATTGATTTTACTTACCACTACTGCGTTTTAACTGAAACAAACTGGAGACTGTCATGGAAAACCTGAATATGGATCTGCTGTACATGGCTGCCGCTATTATGATGGGTCTTGCGGCAATCGGTGCTGCGATCGGTATCGGCATCCTCGGAGGTAAATTCCTGGAAGGCGCAGCGCGTCAACCGGATCTGATCCCTCTGCTGCGTACTCAGTTCTTTATCGTAATGGGTCTGGTGGATGCAATCCCAATGATCGCTGTTGGTCTGGGTCTGTACGTGATGTTCGCCGTCGCGTAGTGAGCGTTGCTTAAGATACCAAGCAATATCAGAACGTTAACTAACAAAGAGGCATTGTGCTGTGAATCTTAACGCAACAATCCTCGGCCAGGCCATCGCGTTTGTCCTGTTTGTTCTGTTCTGCATGAAGTATGTATGGCCGCCATTAATGGCTGCCATCGAGAAGCGTCAAAAAGAAATTGCTGACGGTCTCTCTTCTGCAGAACGTGCCAAAAAGGACCTTGACCTTGCACAGGCCAACGCGACCGACCAGCTGAAAAAAGCCAAAGCGGAAGCTCAGGTGATCATCGAGCAGGCGAACAAACGCCGCGCTCAGATCGTCGAAGAAGCGAAAACCGAGGCAGAGCAGGAACGTAACAAAATCGTGGCACAGGCCCAGGCAGAAATCGACGCAGAGCGTAAGCGCGCTCGCGAAGAACTGCGTAAGCAAGTCGCTCTGCTGGCAATTGCCGGCGCTGAGAAGATCATTGAACGTTCCGTGGATGAAGCTGCTAACAGCGACATCGTTGATAAACTGGTCGCTGAACTGTAAGGAGGGAGGGGCTGATGTCTGAATTTGTAACTGTAGCTCGCCCCTACGCCAAAGCAGCTTTTGACTTTGCCGTTGAACACCAAAGCGTAGAGAGCTGGCAGCAAATGCTGGCTTTTGCCGCCGAAGTGTCTGAAAACGAACAAATCGCAGAGCTTCTTTCTGGTGCACTGGCGCCGGAAACTCTCTCTGAGTCGTTTATCGCCATCTGTGGTGACCAACTCGACGCTAACGGCCAGAACCTGATTAAGGTGATGGCTGAGAACGGGCGTCTGAAGGTTCTTCCTGATGTTCTTGAGCAGTTTGTTCAGTTGCGCGCAGCCCAGGAGGCTACCGTTGAAGTCGAAGTGACTTCCGCAAACGCACTGAATGAAACCCAGCTTTCGAAAATCAGCGCCGCGATGGAAAAACGTCTGTCACGCAAAGTGAAGCTGAATTGCAAAATTGACAAGTCTGTAATGGCAGGTGTCATCATCCGAGCGGGTGATATGGTCATTGATGGTAGCGTACGCGCCCGTCTTGATCGCCTGGCAGACGTCTTGCAGTCTTAAGGGGACTGGAGCATGCAACTGAATTCCACCGAAATCAGCGAACTGATCAAGCAGCGCATTGCTCAGTTCAATGTGGTGAGCGAAGCTCACAACGAAGGTACTATCGTATCCGTCAGTGACGGTATCATCCGTGTACACGGCCTGGCCGATGTCATGCAGGGTGAGATGATCTCCCTGCCGGGTAACCGTTACGCCATTGCACTGAACCTCGAGCGCGACTCTGTAGGTGCAGTAGTAATGGGTCCGTACGCTGACCTTGCCGAAGGCATGAAAGTTAAGTGTACTGGCCGTATTCTTGAAGTTCCTGTCGGTCGTGGCCTGCTGGGCCGCGTGGTGAACACCCTGGGTGCACCCATCGACGGTAAAGGTCCACTGGACCACGACGGCTTCTCAGCCGTTGAAGCCATCGCTCCGGGCGTAATCGAGCGTCAGTCCGTAGACCAGCCTGTACAGACTGGCTATAAATCTGTTGATGCCATGATTCCAATCGGCCGTGGTCAGCGTGAGCTGGTCATCGGTGACCGTCAGACCGGTAAAACCGCACTGGCCATTGATGCCATCATCAACCAGCGCGATTCCGGCATCAAATGTATCTATGTTGCTATCGGCCAGAAAGCGTCCACTATCTCTAACGTGGTTCGTAAACTGGAAGAGCACGGCGCGCTGGCAAACACCATCGTTGTTGTTGCAACCGCATCAGAATCTGCTGCGCTGCAATACCTGGCACCGTACTCCGGCTGCGCAATGGGTGAATACTTCCGTGACCGCGGCGAAGACGCTCTGATCGTTTATGACGATCTGTCCAAACAGGCCGTTGCTTACCGTCAGATTTCCCTGCTGCTTCGTCGTCCACCAGGTCGTGAAGCTTATCCGGGCGACGTTTTCTATCTTCACTCCCGTCTGCTGGAACGTGCTGCGCGTGTTAACGCCGATTACGTTGAAGCATTCACCAAAGGTGAAGTGAAAGGGAAAACCGGTTCACTGACCGCGCTGCCAATTATCGAAACGCAAGCTGGTGACGTTTCCGCGTTCGTTCCGACCAACGTAATTTCCATTACCGATGGTCAGATCTTCCTGGAATCCAACCTGTTTAACGCCGGTATTCGTCCAGCGGTTAACCCGGGTATCTCCGTATCCCGTGTTGGTGGTGCAGCGCAGACCAAGATCATGAAAAAACTGTCCGGTGGTATCCGTACCGCGCTGGCACAGTACCGTGAACTTGCAGCGTTCTCTCAGTTTGCATCCGACCTTGACGATGCGACCCGTAAGCAGCTGAACCACGGTCAGAAAGTGACCGAGCTTCTGAAGCAGAAACAGTATGCGCCAATGTCCGTTGCGCATCAGTCTCTGGTTCTGTTCGCTGCTGAACGCGGTTACCTCGAAGATGTGGAACTGGCCAAAATCGGTAGCTTCGAAGCCGCTCTGATGGCTTACGTTGACCGTGACCATGCTCCGCTGATGCAAGAAATCAACCAATCTGGTGGCTATAACGACGAAATCGAAGGCAAGCTGAAAGGCATCCTCGATTCCTTCAAAGCAACTCAGTCCTGGTAAAGTCTGGCGGCTTGTCTTAGGGCAAGCCGCAAGGCATTGAGGAGAAGCTCATGGCCGGCGCAAAAGAGATACGTAGTAAGATCGCAAGCGTCCAGAACACGCAGAAGATTACCAAAGCAATGGAAATGGTC encodes the following:
- the viaA gene encoding ATPase RavA stimulator ViaA, producing MLSLETLDIILAISEAELIEEIILGLLAAPQLAVFFEKFPRLKNAMTKDIPRWRELLRARIHDANVPPELADEVASFQQAQVLTTSQLNARLMEFLAQLKSLESPFYGQAQALVAEHPHFTPAQHTLFLQRWRLSLVVQATSLNQQLLEEERDALVAEVQARLAMSGQLAPVLSENDNAAGRLWDMSAGTLTHGDYQLIVQYGEFLAGQPELLKLAEQLGRSKEAKSVPRKDAPSEKWRMMVREPATVPEQVDGLHRSDDILRLLPPELATLGITELEFEFYRRLVEKQLLTYRLHGDAWREKLVERPVVHQDFDEQPRGPFIVCVDTSGSMGGFNEQCAKAFCLALMRVALADNRRCFIMLFSSEVVRYEVCGPDGIEQAIRFLSQRFRGGTDLASCFRSIVEKMQGSEWFDADAVVISDFIAQRLPDELVTKVKGLQQAHQHRFHAVAMSGHGKPGIMRIFDHIWRFDTGMRSRLLRRWQR
- the asnA gene encoding aspartate--ammonia ligase codes for the protein MKTAYIAKQRQISFVKSHFSRQLEEKLGLIEVQAPILSRVGDGTQDNLSGCEKAVQVKVKTLPEAQFEVVHSLAKWKRKTLGQHDFSAGEGLYTHMKALRPDEDRLTPIHSVYVDQWDWERVMGDGERHLGTLKQTVESIWAAMKATEAAVSEQYGLTAFLPEQIHFVHSEELQLRFPELDAKGRERAIAKEKGAVFLIGIGGKLGDGKRHDVRAPDYDDWSTRSDAGFAGLNGDILVWNPVLEDAFELSSMGIRVDAETLKRQLAVTGDEDRLALEWHQSLLKGEMPQTIGGGIGLSRLTMLLLQQPHIGQVQCGVWPVEVQSKVDALL
- the asnC gene encoding transcriptional regulator AsnC, with translation MDNYQIDNLDRGILEALMANARTAYAELAKQFGVSPGTIHVRVEKMKQAGIITGARIDISPKQLGYDVCCFIGIILKSAKDYPSALARLESLEEVTEAYYTTGHYSIFIKVMCRSIDALQQVLINKIQTIDEIQSTETLISLQNPIMRTIKP
- the mioC gene encoding FMN-binding protein MioC, which produces MADITLISGSTLGSAEYVAEHLAEKLEEAGFSTETLHGPLLEDLQTSGVWLIVSSTHGAGDLPDNLQPLYDAIKEENPDLSNVRYGAVGIGSREYDTFCGAIEKIDALLIGCGAKRVGSLLKVNILDHDIPEDPAEVWVGSWKNLLQDL
- the mnmG gene encoding tRNA uridine-5-carboxymethylaminomethyl(34) synthesis enzyme MnmG; translation: MFYPDPFDVIIIGGGHAGTEAAMAAARMGQQTLLLTHNIDTLGQMSCNPAIGGIGKGHLVKEVDALGGLMAKAIDHAGIQFRILNASKGPAVRATRAQADRVLYRQAVRTALENQPNLMIFQQAVEDLIVENDRVVGAVTQMGLKFRAKSVVLTVGTFLDGKIHIGLDNYSGGRAGDPPSISLSRRLRELPLRVNRLKTGTPPRIDARTIDFSVLAQQHGDNPMPVFSFMGNVSQHPAQVPCYITYTNEKTHDVIRNNLDRSPMYAGVIEGIGPRYCPSIEDKVMRFADRNQHQIFLEPEGLTSNEVYPNGISTSLPFDVQMQIVRSMQGMENAKIVRPGYAIEYDFFDPRDLKPTLESKYIQGLFFAGQINGTTGYEEAAAQGLLAGLNAGRYSAEKEGWAPRRDQAYLGVLVDDLCTLGTKEPYRMFTSRAEYRLMLREDNADLRLTAAGREMGLVDDERWARFNEKLESIEQERQRLKDIWLHPHSAQVEEVNAKLSAPLSREANGEDLLRRPEMTYASMMELSAFAPGLADPQSAEQVEIQVKYEGYIARQQEEIDKQLRNENTVLPATLDYSQVNGLSNEVIAKLNDHKPVSIGQASRISGITPAAISILLIWLKKQGLLRRSA
- the rsmG gene encoding 16S rRNA (guanine(527)-N(7))-methyltransferase RsmG, with the translated sequence MLNKLNHLLDSAGITLPESQKQQLVGYVELLHKWNKAYNLTSVRDPDEMLVRHILDSIVVEPHLQGTRFIDVGTGPGLPGIPLAIVRPDSHFTLLDSLGKRVRFLRQVQHELHLENVTPVQSRVEAFPAEPPFDGVISRAFASLTDMVSWCHHLSGPDGKFYALKGLRPDDEIASLPEAFRVEEIVRLQVPKLDGERHLVVIKANKN
- the atpI gene encoding F0F1 ATP synthase subunit I, with product MSVSLLSRNVARKLLLLQFLAVITIGLLFCLKDPFWGASAISGGLAAWLPNVVFMIFAWRHQAHTPAKGRMAWTFAIGEVLKVAASFSILLMALVGFKAVVLPLIVTWLSVLVVQILAPAVINNKG
- the atpB gene encoding F0F1 ATP synthase subunit A, whose protein sequence is MSAGEISTPQEYIGHHLNNLQLDLRTFSLVDPHNPPATFWTLNIDSMFFSVVLGLLFLVIFRRVAKTATSGVPGKFQTAVELIIGFVHGSVKDMYHGKSKVIAPLALTIFVWVFLMNLMDLLPIDLLPYIGEHIFGLPALRVVPSADVNITLSMALGVFILILFYSIKMKGIGGFTKELTLQPFNHWAFIPVNLILEGVSLLSKPVSLGLRLFGNMYAGELIFILIAGLLPWWSQWILNVPWAIFHILIITLQAFIFMVLTIVYLSMASEEH
- the atpE gene encoding F0F1 ATP synthase subunit C, whose amino-acid sequence is MENLNMDLLYMAAAIMMGLAAIGAAIGIGILGGKFLEGAARQPDLIPLLRTQFFIVMGLVDAIPMIAVGLGLYVMFAVA
- the atpF gene encoding F0F1 ATP synthase subunit B, coding for MNLNATILGQAIAFVLFVLFCMKYVWPPLMAAIEKRQKEIADGLSSAERAKKDLDLAQANATDQLKKAKAEAQVIIEQANKRRAQIVEEAKTEAEQERNKIVAQAQAEIDAERKRAREELRKQVALLAIAGAEKIIERSVDEAANSDIVDKLVAEL
- the atpH gene encoding F0F1 ATP synthase subunit delta, with protein sequence MSEFVTVARPYAKAAFDFAVEHQSVESWQQMLAFAAEVSENEQIAELLSGALAPETLSESFIAICGDQLDANGQNLIKVMAENGRLKVLPDVLEQFVQLRAAQEATVEVEVTSANALNETQLSKISAAMEKRLSRKVKLNCKIDKSVMAGVIIRAGDMVIDGSVRARLDRLADVLQS
- the atpA gene encoding F0F1 ATP synthase subunit alpha, with protein sequence MQLNSTEISELIKQRIAQFNVVSEAHNEGTIVSVSDGIIRVHGLADVMQGEMISLPGNRYAIALNLERDSVGAVVMGPYADLAEGMKVKCTGRILEVPVGRGLLGRVVNTLGAPIDGKGPLDHDGFSAVEAIAPGVIERQSVDQPVQTGYKSVDAMIPIGRGQRELVIGDRQTGKTALAIDAIINQRDSGIKCIYVAIGQKASTISNVVRKLEEHGALANTIVVVATASESAALQYLAPYSGCAMGEYFRDRGEDALIVYDDLSKQAVAYRQISLLLRRPPGREAYPGDVFYLHSRLLERAARVNADYVEAFTKGEVKGKTGSLTALPIIETQAGDVSAFVPTNVISITDGQIFLESNLFNAGIRPAVNPGISVSRVGGAAQTKIMKKLSGGIRTALAQYRELAAFSQFASDLDDATRKQLNHGQKVTELLKQKQYAPMSVAHQSLVLFAAERGYLEDVELAKIGSFEAALMAYVDRDHAPLMQEINQSGGYNDEIEGKLKGILDSFKATQSW